In Hemiscyllium ocellatum isolate sHemOce1 chromosome 20, sHemOce1.pat.X.cur, whole genome shotgun sequence, one genomic interval encodes:
- the socs1a gene encoding suppressor of cytokine signaling 1a has translation MVIGMVADSNLTARAAKARDRLEPQVLEVVEQDAVEAELQLPEHGHQQAARASPGNKRVETHFRTFRTQSDYEIIKRTCRYLENCGFYWGPMTVEAAHSKLKSEPVGTFLIRDSSQRNYFFSLSVKTAKEPISFRIQFKGGLFSLDGSKESFTCVMQLLEHFTISPKRFLSKPLRKVRPQPLQELCRKRIIESFGKDNIEQLPLNHVLQDYLQTFPFQV, from the coding sequence ATGGTTATAGGGATGGTGGCAGACAGCAACCTGACTGCCAGAGCTGCAAAGGCCAGAGATCGACTGGAGCCTCAGGTACTGGAGGTTGTGGAACAAGATGCTGTTGAGGCTGAACTTCAGCTGCCTGAGCATGGACACCAGCAGGCAGCAAGGGCCAGCCCCGGAAACAAGCGGGTGGAAACCCACTTCAGGACATTCAGAACTCAGTCGGACTATGAAATCATCAAGAGGACTTGTAGGTACCTGGAGAATTGTGGTTTCTACTGGGGTCCGATGACAGTGGAGGCAGCTCACAGCAAGCTCAAGTCTGAGCCTGTGGGGACTTttctgatcagggacagcagtCAACGCAATTACTTTTTCTCACTCAGTGTCAAAACTGCCAAGGAGCCCATCAGTTTCCGCATCCAGTTCAAGGGTGGTCTCTTCTCCCTGGATGGCAGCAAGGAGTCTTTTACCTGTGTCATGCAGCTGCTGGAGCACTTCACTATCTCCCCAAAGAGATTCCTCTCCAAACCCCTCCGAAAGGTCAGGCCGCAGCCCTTGCAGGAGCTCTGCCGAAAAAGGATTATTGAGTCATTTGGGAAGGATAACATTGAGCAGCTTCCCTTGAATCATGTCTTGCAGGACTACCTTCAAACATTCCCCTTTCAGGTATAA